From Girardinichthys multiradiatus isolate DD_20200921_A chromosome 3, DD_fGirMul_XY1, whole genome shotgun sequence, the proteins below share one genomic window:
- the mboat7 gene encoding lysophospholipid acyltransferase 7 isoform X1, translating to MSPDELVYLGVLAASIPVGFLFRYLSSSVKQAAALFLGLFITIALCNIHTLHSLVTVIGTWIIIKSSWRHAPALSLSWTFLYLLFFRLVTWFDLPQPTPFANAIQLILTLKMVSLANEVHSFHIEKKRDVSSFAKSPVIGGLTQEPSLVEILSYSYCYVGIMTGPFFRFQTYMDWLKQPSPLALPRWEPCLQRLKMVPVFGALFLAVNHYFPLSYVRTDGFLDENIFFRLFYMVAVFFVFRMRFYAAWCGAEAGCISAGLGCYPEKALSKPGGGPTVNYSPDPTSEEKYDFKTIQNIDCYNTDFCVKVRHGMRYWNMTVQWWLHHYIYPNAPFKSYALRAGWTMLISAYWHGLHAGYYLSFLTIPLCIAAESVMESAVRAKLGPSGQNAFDWIHWFLKMRAYDYMCMGFVLLKASDTINYWASIYFTMHVIAVGCIIVGRVLRGGRREGRKGEKGPTGEGGKTENPEEKTGQKTE from the exons ATGTCTCCCGATGAGCTGGTGTATCTGGGCGTCCTTGCCGCCTCCATCCCTGTTGGGTTCCTCTTTCGTTACCTCA GTTCGTCTGTGAAGCAGgcagcagctctttttctgggCCTGTTCATCACCATTGCCTTGTGTAACATCCACACTCTGCACTCCCTGGTGACGGTGATAGGGACATGGATTATCATCAAGAGCAGCTGGCG ACATGCCCCGGCATTGAGTCTCAGCTGGACCTTTCTCTACCTCCTCTTTTTCCGACTGGTCACCTGGTTTGATCTCCCCCAGCCAACACCCTTTGCCAACGCCATCCAGCTAATCCTCACTCTTAAG ATGGTCAGTCTTGCCAACGAGGTGCACAGCTTCCACATAGAGAAGAAAAGAGATGTGAGCTCCTTTGCTAAGTCTCCAGTCATTGGTGGTCTGACTCAAGAGCCCTCTCTCGTTGAAATTCTGTCCTATAGTTACTGTTATGTTGGTATAATGACCG GCCCGTTCTTCCGCTTCCAAACATACATGGACTGGCTGAAGCAGCCGAGCCCGCTGGCTCTGCCCAGGTGGGAGCCTTGTCTGCAGCGCTTGAAGATGGTCCCAGTTTTTGGGGCTCTGTTTCTGGCCGTCAACCACTATTTTCCACTTTCCTACGTCCGCACAGACGGGTTCCttgatgaaaacattttctttag GTTGTTCTACATGGTCGCAGTGTTTTTTGTGTTCAGGATGCGTTTCTATGCGGCGTGGTGCGGAGCTGAAGCTGGCTGCATCAGTGCGGGTCTCGGCTGCTATCCAGAAAAGGCGCTTTCAAAACCTGGAGGAGGACCCACTGTGAACTACAG TCCTGATCCCACCTCTGAAGAGAAATATGACTTCAAAACCATCCAGAACATAGACTGTTACAACACGGACTTCTGTGTGAAGGTCCGGCACGGCATGCGTTACTGGAACATGACCGTgcagtggtggctgcatcaCTACATCTACCCAAATGCCCCCTTTAAGTCCTACGCACTCAG AGCTGGATGGACCATGCTCATCAGCGCCTACTGGCACGGGTTACATGCAGGTTACTACCTCTCCTTCCTCACCATCCCCCTGTGCATCGCGGCCGAGTCTGTCATGGAGTCTGCTGTCAGAGCCAAACTCGGTCCCAGTGGACAAAATGCCTTCGACTGGATCCACTGGTTCCTGAAGATGAGGGCCTACGACTACATGTGCATGGGCTTTGTGCTGCTAAAGGCCTCCGACACCATCAACTACTGGGCGTCTATCTACTTCACCATGCATGTCATTGCTGTCGGCTGCATAATAGTGGGCAGGGTCTTGAGGGGGGGGAGGAGAGAAGGGAGGAAGGGGGAGAAGGGGCCGACAGGTGAAGGGGGAAAGACTGAAAACCCGGAAGAGAAAACTGGACAGAAAACAGAGTGA
- the mboat7 gene encoding lysophospholipid acyltransferase 7 isoform X2, with protein MSPDELVYLGVLAASIPVGFLFRYLSSSVKQAAALFLGLFITIALCNIHTLHSLVTVIGTWIIIKSSWRHAPALSLSWTFLYLLFFRLVTWFDLPQPTPFANAIQLILTLKMVSLANEVHSFHIEKKRDVSSFAKSPVIGGLTQEPSLVEILSYSYCYVGIMTGPFFRFQTYMDWLKQPSPLALPRWEPCLQRLKMVPVFGALFLAVNHYFPLSYVRTDGFLDENIFFRLFYMVAVFFVFRMRFYAAWCGAEAGCISAGLGCYPEKALSKPGGGPTVNYSPDPTSEEKYDFKTIQNIDCYNTDFCVKVRHGMRYWNMTVQWWLHHYIYPNAPFKSYALR; from the exons ATGTCTCCCGATGAGCTGGTGTATCTGGGCGTCCTTGCCGCCTCCATCCCTGTTGGGTTCCTCTTTCGTTACCTCA GTTCGTCTGTGAAGCAGgcagcagctctttttctgggCCTGTTCATCACCATTGCCTTGTGTAACATCCACACTCTGCACTCCCTGGTGACGGTGATAGGGACATGGATTATCATCAAGAGCAGCTGGCG ACATGCCCCGGCATTGAGTCTCAGCTGGACCTTTCTCTACCTCCTCTTTTTCCGACTGGTCACCTGGTTTGATCTCCCCCAGCCAACACCCTTTGCCAACGCCATCCAGCTAATCCTCACTCTTAAG ATGGTCAGTCTTGCCAACGAGGTGCACAGCTTCCACATAGAGAAGAAAAGAGATGTGAGCTCCTTTGCTAAGTCTCCAGTCATTGGTGGTCTGACTCAAGAGCCCTCTCTCGTTGAAATTCTGTCCTATAGTTACTGTTATGTTGGTATAATGACCG GCCCGTTCTTCCGCTTCCAAACATACATGGACTGGCTGAAGCAGCCGAGCCCGCTGGCTCTGCCCAGGTGGGAGCCTTGTCTGCAGCGCTTGAAGATGGTCCCAGTTTTTGGGGCTCTGTTTCTGGCCGTCAACCACTATTTTCCACTTTCCTACGTCCGCACAGACGGGTTCCttgatgaaaacattttctttag GTTGTTCTACATGGTCGCAGTGTTTTTTGTGTTCAGGATGCGTTTCTATGCGGCGTGGTGCGGAGCTGAAGCTGGCTGCATCAGTGCGGGTCTCGGCTGCTATCCAGAAAAGGCGCTTTCAAAACCTGGAGGAGGACCCACTGTGAACTACAG TCCTGATCCCACCTCTGAAGAGAAATATGACTTCAAAACCATCCAGAACATAGACTGTTACAACACGGACTTCTGTGTGAAGGTCCGGCACGGCATGCGTTACTGGAACATGACCGTgcagtggtggctgcatcaCTACATCTACCCAAATGCCCCCTTTAAGTCCTACGCACTCAGGTAG